A single Drechmeria coniospora strain ARSEF 6962 chromosome 03, whole genome shotgun sequence DNA region contains:
- a CDS encoding TFIIH basal transcription factor complex p47 subunit, translating into MADSDGEFVADGMSDDDMHDHSFSDDGGGGGGGNGGGRRASRSRPSRSRRKGGRGGAQAWEKSKRSWETNLPEEDQDGVLNLTALEAEKRRRLLRDTTPLQRGIIRRLILVLDMSFAMTEKDLLPTRYRLMLSYAAAFVRDYFEQNPISQLGIVGMRDGVAVRIVDLGGNPAEHLEKLKALESQDPQGNPSLQNALEMCRGALFHAPSHGTREVLIIYGALLSSDPGDVHETIAKLISDRIRVSVVGLSAQVAICAEMCSKTNAGSESQYNIAMDEVHFKDLFLAATTPPVVRTKDQSTASLLMMGFPSRTLAPGGSTSYCACHNKPSQEGYACTRCSTRVCRLPAECPACGLTLILSTHLARSYHHLFPLRNWVEVPWVDATRSTVCLSCQCPFPQPPKNKAHGEEERREEERREGAKASAKGVSESGRYACEVCGNHFCIDCDVFAHEVIHNCPGCQSKVQNHAPQENGEGGQANGAMDVDL; encoded by the exons atggccgactcgGATGGCGAGTTCGTCGCTGACGGCATgtcggacgacgacatgCACGATCACAGCTTcagcgacgatggcggcggcggcggcggcggaaatggcggcggccggcgcgcaTCACGCAGCAGACCATCTCGTTCACGGAGGAAAGGAggtcgcggcggcgcgcAGGCGTGGGAGAAGTCGAAGCGTTCGTGGGAGACGAACCTGCCGGAGGAAGATCAGGATGGCGTCCTCAACCTCACGGCGCTCGAGGCAGAGAAACGTAGGCGGCTGCTACGCGACACGACGCCCCTTCAGCGCGGCATCATACGGCGCCTGATTCTCGTGCTCGACATGTCGTTTGCCATGACGGAAAAGGAcctgctgccgacgaggtaCCGTCTGATGCTGAGCTACGCCGCCGCGTTTGTCAGGGATTACTTTGAGCAGAACCCCATTTCTCAGCTGGGAATTGTCGGCATGCGGGATGGCGTCGCCGTGAGGATAGTCGACTTGGGAGGCAACCCGGCCGAGCATCTGGAAAAGCTGAAGGCGCTCGAAAGTCAAGATCCGCAAGGAAACCCGAGCTTGCAGAATGCGCTGGAGATGTGTCGCGGCGCGCTGTT TCATGCACCCTCGCACGGTACGAGAGAAGTGCTCATCATCTACGGAGCCTTGCTCTCGAGCGACCCCGGCGACGTGCACGAGACGATTGCCAAGCTCATCTCGGACAGGATACGGGtatccgtcgtcggcctgtcGGCCCAGGTGGCCATCTGCGCCGAGATGTGCTCCAAGACGAACGCCGGAAGCGAATCGCAGTACAACATCGCCATGGACGAGGTCCACTTCAAGGATCTATTTCTTGCCGCCACGACACCGCCGGTGGTGAGGACCAAGGATCAAAGCACGGCGAGCCTGCTCATGATGGGCTTCCCCTCGCGGACGCTCGCGCCGGGAGGGAGCACGAGCTACTGCGCCTGCCACAACAAGCCGTCCCAGGAAGGGTACGCATGCACGAGATGTTCGACGAGAGTCTGCCGACTGCCTGCCGAGTGTCCCGCTTGCGGTCTGACGCTGATCTTGTCGACCCATCTTGCGCGCTCGTACCACCACCTCTTCCCGCTACGCAACTGGGTCGAGGTCCCCTGGGTGGACGCCACGCGGTCTACCGTCTGCCTCTCCTGCCAGTGCCCCTTTCCCCAGCCGCCGAAGAACAAGGCTCACGGGGAGGAGGAAAGGCGGGAGGAGGAAAGGCGGGAGGGAGCCAAGGCGAGCGCCAAGGGCGTCAGTGAGAGCGGTAGATACGCCTGCGAGGTGTGCGGCAACCACTTCTGCATCGACTGCGACGTCTTTGCGCACGAGGTGATACACAACTGTCCAGGCTGCCAGAGCAAAGTGCAGAACCACGCGCCGCAGGAGAATGGGGAGGGCGGGCAGGCGAATGGCGCAATGGATGTTGACCTGTAG